The genomic window GGTGGTGTACTGATGGCGGCGGAGCTGAACGTCGAGATGAACTTTGTTGCCGTCGGTGTGCCGGCGCTGGTCGCCGCACTGGCCATTTGTATGGTCGGGCGTGAGCCCCGGCAGGCTCGGGCTGCTGCCGCGGCATCGCTAGCCACCCAGGCGGCCAAGTCATAGACCGGTGCTGAAGGCTGCTGCCAGGCATTGAAAGGAGGCAGATATCAAAAAGCCGCTCCCCAGGGGAGCGGCTTTTTTGTAGCCGGCTGATCCAGAGATCAGGGGCTGAGGGTTTTTTCGCCGCGGGCGATACCCGAAACACCCGAGCGCACCACTTCCATGATGGTGGCGGTGCCCAGTGCGCTGATAAAGGCATCGAGCTTGTCGCTCGCACCGATCAGCTGCACCGTGTAGGTACTGGGTGTCACATCGATGATCTGGCCACGGAAGATATCCGAGGTGCGCTTGATCTCGGCGCGGGCGGCGCCTGAGGCCTTGAGCTTGATCATCATCAGCTCGCGTTCGATGTGCTCGCCTTCGGTCAGATCGACCACCTTCACAACGTCAATCAGCTTGTTCAGGTGCTTGGTGATCTGCTCGATAACACGGTCATCCCCGACGGTGGTGACGGTCAGGCGCGACAGGGTCGCATCGTCCGTCGGCGCCACTGTGAGGGATTCGATGTTGTAATTGCGCTGGGAGAACAGGCCGACCACGCGAGACAGGGCACCCGGTTCGTTTTCCAACAGAACTGAAATGATACGTCTCATGCTCAGGTTCTCTCCGTTTTGGTCAGCCACATGTCGCGCATTGAGCCGCGCGGTACCTGCATGGGGTACACGTGCTCGAATTGATCCACATAGATATCCATAAACACCAGACGATCTTTCATGGCGAAGGCTTCGCGCATGGCGGCTTCAAGGTCGGAATACTTCTCGACCTTCATGCCGACATGGCCATAGGCCTCGGCCAGCTTGACGAAGTCGGGCAGGGACTTCATGTAGGAGTGCGAATGCCGCGATTCGTAGTTCATGTCCTGCCACTGGCGTACCATGCCCAGGGACTGGTTATTCAGGTTGATGATTTTCACCGGCAGGTCGTACTGCTTGCAGGTGGAAAGCTCCTGAATGTTCATCTGGATGCTGCCCTCGCCGGTGACGCAGGCGACGTCGGCATCGGGGAAGTTCATCTGCACGCCCATAGCCGCTGGCAGACCAAAGCCCATGGTGCCCAGACCGCCTGAGTTGATCCAGCGATTGGGCTTGTTGAACTTGTAGTACTGGGCTGCGAACATCTGGTGCTGGCCGACATCGGAACACACATAGGCGTCGCCGTTGGTGACCTTGCTCAACATTTCGATGACCTGCTGCGGCTTCATCTTGTCGGAGTCGTCGGTGCGGTAGCGACCGCCGTGGCGCGTGCGCCATTCGTCGATCTGTTCCCACCAGGTCTTGAGCGCCGCCGCATCGGGCTGCTTCTTGGACGCGGCCACCAGTTCGATCATTTCCGCCAGAACCGCCTGAGCCGGGCCCACGATGGGGATATCGGCCTTGACGGTCTTGGAAATGGACGCAGGGTCAATATCGATATGGATAATTTTGGCGGTGGGGCAGAACTTGTCCAGACCGTTGGTAACTCGGTCGTCAAAGCGCGCGCCTACGGCCAGAATCAGGTCCGAATGGTGCATCGTCATGTTGGCTTCGTAGCTGCCGTGCATGCCGAGCATGCCGATAAACTGACGATCCGTACCCGGGAAGCCACCCAGCCCCATCAGGGTATTGGTGACCGGGTAGTTGAGCATGCGCGCCAGCTGAAGCAGCTCGGCACTGGCATTGCCCATGATGACGCCGCCGCCGGTGTAGAGCACCGGGCGTTTGGCCGCCAGCAGCAGATCGGTCGCTTTCTTGATCTGGCCGCTGTGACCGCGGGTGACCGGGCTGTAAGAGCGCAGCTTGACGGTTTTGGGGTGTTCGTATTCATAGCGTTCGGTCGGCGACGTCATATCCTTGGGGATATCCACGACCACAGGCCCCGGACGACCGGTCTGGGCAATGTGGAACGCCTTCTTGATAATGGCCGGAATATCTTCCGCCCGGGACACGCTGAAGCTGTGTTTCACTATAGGACGGGAAATACCCATCATATCGGTTTCCTGAAACGCATCTTCACCGATCAGGTGACTCATGACCTGACCGGTGATCACCACCATGGGGATCGAGTCCATATAGGCTGTCGCAATGCCGGTAACGGCATTGGTCGCGCCTGGGCCTGATGTGACCAGCGCCACGCCGGCCTTGCCGGTCGCGCGCGCATAGGCATCGGCCATGTGCGTTGCCGCCTGTTCATGGCGCACTAGTATATGTTGCACATCTTCCTGACGGAAAAGGGCATCGTAGACGTGCAGCAAGGCACCGCCCGGATAGCCATAGATGTACTTCACACCCTCGTCATGAAGGGCACGAACAACCATTTCTGCGCCTGATAATAATTCCACAGTATTCACCCTCTGGTGCACCAGTTCCCGGCAAGGAAAAGGCGCGTAACAGTTTTTGTTTCTGCAACGTTGAACATGACCCACCCACTTAAGCGACGTTGGTGCTTTGGTGGTAAAAATCTCAACCATTCCAGGGCAGAGACGTGGCGGCTCAGGTTCGGGTGCTTACCGGTGCTGAGGGTTGCCCAGCCGGCAGACCAGCGGGAGACGATACTGGAGATCGACTCGCCAGAGCTTCGGGGTTACCTACGCGCTCAAGGCCTCTAAAATCGAGCTGCACATTCTCTCACCGGGTCAGGTTTCGATCAACCGATGGCGGCTGAATCGACCCAAAAAGCCGGCCTTGGCGGCGATTTGCATGCATTTAGGCCATAAAATTGCAGAAATCGGTGCCGTTTCCCCGGCCTGGCGGTTATGCACCCTTGATCCTTGCGGGCATGGCGGGGTTGCCGATGGGGCTGAGGATCTGCCAAAAGACGCTGCTAAAGGCCGTATCATCGCTCGCTACAACGGCTGCAAAGGCGTCTGAAAACAGGTTATAGTGCGGGAAAATGTCTAGCGGAGTCGCACCATGAATGTGTCTGAAATCAAAAACAAGGATCGGGTGATTAACGAGCTGCTGCTGTTTATCCGCAAGGTGCTGGTTGAGCCCGATATCAACACCAAGGCGCTGGATATTGCCCGCAAACACATCAACGAGAAAAACGCTGATGTGCTGATTGCCGATGAGCTGTCCGCCACCACCAACGTCAAGATCCCGGTTGAGCACAGCGATGCGGACAAGCTGTTCCTCAAGCTGCTGCGTGATGTGGTACGCGACGAAAAAGCGCTGTACTAACTTAAAGCGTGATGCGTAATTGGTGATTCGTGATTCGTGATTCGTAGAGCACCGATCACTCCGGTTTCACGACTTACCAATTACGATTCACCAATTACCAGAGACCTCCCCTGACTACCGTATGAGCTGCGCCCCGCAGCGAAGCTTTCGAGGTGCTTAGAGCTTTCAGCTGTCAGCTTACGGCTGAAAGCTGCCTGTTTACCAATTACCAATTACCAATTACCAATTACCAATTACCAATTACGATTCACCAATTACCAGAGGTCTCGGTAGGCGCCTCAATAGCCTCGCATTCCCCCACGCACTGCAGTAGCCAGTGGCGAAACTGCTCCACGCCTGGCTTGCGCCGCATGGGCTCCTGGGGCTCCAGCATGTAAAAGCGGGCGGTGGTGTTCAGCTCCATCGCTACGGGCCTCACCAGCAGGCCGCTTTGCAGATAATCAGCCACCAGCTGCTCCCACCCCAGGGCTATGCCCTGTCCATTCAGTGCGGCCTGCACCAGCATGGCGTAGTTGTTCAGGTTCAGACGGCGACGCGGTTCCTGCGGTGCAATACCCGCGGCGCTGAACCACTGACTCCAGTTGAGCCAGTCTTCCCCTGAATCCAGCCACAGCTGGGTGGTACCCAGAATATCTTCAGTGCTCTGCCCTTCGGCTTCGGCGCCGCTAGTGCGATTGCGTTCCAGAAAGGCCGGGCTGCAAACGGGGAACACCTTTTCGCTGAACAGCGGTGTCGCCACCAGCCCCGCCGGCGGTGTGCGGCAATAGAAGAGCGCGACATCAAATTCGGAGCTGCGCAGCCCCAGCAGGGAATCGGTGGCCAGGATGCGCACGTCTATATCGGGGTGCAGATCCTGGAATTCCGGCAGCCGTGGCAGCAACCAGAGCGAGGCCATGGCATTGGAGGTGACCACGGTGAGCTGCTGGTTACCCTGCCACTGGACTATGGCGCCGGTGGCGCTGGAGATCAGCAGCAGGGACTGCTGCACGCTGTCGTAGTATTCGGCGCCTGTCTGGGTGAGGCTCAGCTGGCGCTTGTCCCGCACGAAGAGGCTGCGTCCGAGGTATTCCTCCAGATGGCGGATCTGGCGGCTGACGGCACCCTGGGTCACACTCAGTTCAAGCGCGGCCTGGGTAAAGCTCAAATGCCGGGCGGCGGATTCGAACGCAACCAGGCTGTTCAGTGGCGGTAAGGGCTTGATCTTCAACCAGGGCTCTCCTTTTCTTATTTTCGTGGCGGCTAATCGGCTGCCAGGGTTGAGTGCCCGTCGTGCCTGGCGCCTTGCCGGCAGTGTAGCAGTCAGGTTGTTTAGACAGGCGCCCAAGATTATACCCCCTGCAAACAAAAACACCGGCGTTCGCGCAGGGCGAAGGCCGGTGTGGTCAGCGGTTCATGGAATCAGCGCTCGCCGCTGGCGCGCAACATGGCGGGCTGGGCTGCGTCGATCGGAGTCGCAGCATGGCTCTGGGTGTTGCTGTGCAGAGCCTGGGGCCTGTTGCTGCCCCGCTGTGGCCCGAGGGGAATAGGCAGCAGGCCGGCTTCCGCGCGCAGCGCCTTCATCAGGCTGACGGACATCAGCAGGGTCAGCACTGCAATCGGCAGGCCTGCAACGATGGAGGCGGTCTGCACGGCTTTCAGGCCGCCGGCGTAGAGCAGACCTCCGGCGATAAAGGCCTGCATGGCGCCCCAGATAATACGTAGCGCAAGCGGTGGCTCCATACTGCCCCTTGTACTTAGGGTACAGAGCACCAGGGTGCCGGAGTCCGCCGAGGTGATGAAGTAGGTGGCCAGCAGCAGGGTCACCAGTATCATCAGACCCTGGCCCAGGCTGCCGGAATCAAGCTTCTCGAACAGGGTAAAGATCGCCGAGGTGGTTTCGGCCTTGGTGGCCAGCAGGATCTCGCCGCCGTTGAATTCAGCGGCTTCGCCGCTCAAGCTGCCGGCTTCAACCAGTTCCTGGTGGGCGACGCGGTCCTGCTGTTCCATTTTCAGCGCCGAGCCGCCAAATACCGACATCCAGATAAAGGTCACCAGGGTGGGCACCAGCAGGGCGCCGACGATCAGTTCGCGGATGGTGCGGCCACGGGAGATGCGGGCGATGAACATGCCGACAAAGGGTGACCAGGTCATCCACCAGGGCCAGTAAAAGGCGGTCCACCAGTTCTGCCAGCCCGAATCCGCCTGGGCGTCGCTCCAGGTGCTCAGCGTAATCAGGTTGCTGGCGTAGTCGCCGGTGCTTTCGATAAAGGTGTGCAGAATATAGCGGGTGGGGCCTATCAGCAGCACGGCGATCACCAGGACGATCGACAGCAGCATGTTCCATTCGGACAGCAGGCGGATGCCGCGGCCGACACCGGAGACCACCGACAGAATCGCCAGGAAGCTGATGGCGGCAATCATGATCAGCTGATTGCCGATGCTGATATCCATGCCGAAGACGTTGTTGAGGCCGGTATTCATCTGGATGACGCCCAGCCCCAGAGACTGGGACACGCCAAAGGCGGTGATCGCCACGGTGAGGATATCCACCGCATGGCCGATGGGGCCATAGATGCGATCGCCGATCAGCGGGTAGAGCACCGAGCGCATGGTCAGCGGCAGGCCCTTGCGATAGGCAAAATAGGCCATGGTCAGGGCGACGATAATAAAGATGGCCCAGGGATGCAGACCCCAGTGGAAGAAGGTAATGCGCATGGCGGTGGCGGCGGCCTCATCGCTGAGACCCGCGGCGGCAAAAGGGTTGCCGGCGTAGTGCCACATGGGTTCTGCCACGGACCAGAAGATCAGGCCAATGCCCATGCCGCCGCTGAACAGCATGGCGAGCCAGGAGCGGTAGCTGAATTCGGGTCTTTCATCGTCCCGGCCGAGGCGGATATTGCCGTAGCGACTGAACATCAGATAGATCAGCAGCCCGAGCACACCGGTGACGACGCTCAGGTAGAACCATTTGAAGTTGTTGAGAATGTTGTCGGATACTTGCTGGAAGAAGGCGCCTGCCGCTTCGGCCTGCAGACCGCAATAAATAACGAAACCAATCACCACCATCATGGAAATGAGGGTGACGATCGGGTCCACGCCTCGCACAAGTCCGCTGTCGGATCTCATCGCTTTGTCCACCTTGCTTATTATATAAAGTCATGCCTGCCGCTCGATTGCAGAGCCGGATGCGGGCCGTGAAGAGTGCCGCCTGTAAGGCTGCTACGAACCGGAATTCGCGATGGCGCCATCTTGTGCAAAAGCTTGATCCAGATCAAACGACTTTTTCACCCCCAGCTAATGAGTTTTTGTAATGACACTGTGAGATTCGCTGAGGCAGTGGCACAGCATTGCCGCCAGCATTCAGTGCTGCAGCAGCCGGCATGGCTGGCCTGCAGGGGCAGGGGATGGTCAAAAAACGAACAGTCATGTTTGTCTCAGCAGCATCAACGCAAGCCGCAGCCCTGAACCAGGACATTACCTTTTATCATGCTTTCTGTGCTGCCCCCAGTGGTGAGCGCGGCGGCTGTCTGCGACCTTTGAGGTCGGACTCCAGCCTGTTAAACCCTCATAAATCGCCCCGTTCTTCCCTATGTCCCTGTGCGCCTAAGGGAAATTTCCTCGTAAACTCAGGTGCTTGCAGACTTGTGAGTTTTTATCATGACCCCGGGGCTGAAAAGTCGTTTGTCCGGGCGATTTTGTATTCAGTACTATGCGTTCAAACAGAGTCTCGACGGTGACATCGCCAGTGGCATGTACTTGTCGGTCTATAAGAGAAACCAGCAGCCTTCCCAAGTGCAGGCCGTGTGTGGAGATAAGCGCGATGACAATCAAGTCTCAGATGATTCCGATGGCAACCCTGGACAGCGTGCGCAAGCCGATTGCCGATGCCTCTGGCATGCCCAATGCCGTCTATGACGATCCCGCCTTCTTTGAGTTTGAACGTGAAGAAGTACTTGGCAAGACCTGGGCCGCCATCGGCTACACCAGCGACCTGCCGCGTAACGGCTTTGCCAAGCCGGTGGACTTCATGGGCCTGCCGCTGGCTATCATGCGCAACCGCGACGGCGAGTTCAATGTCTTCCACAACGTCTGCAGCCACCGCGGCATGATTCTGCTGAGCGAGGAAACCGAAGTTGAAGGCATGGTGCGCTGCCCGTACCATTCCTGGACCTACGACCTGAATGGCAACCTCAAGGGTACTCCACACATCGGCGGCGTCGGCGTTCACAAGGCCGAAGGCTTTGTGTGTGAAAAGCACGGCCTGCGCACTGTGCGCTCCCACGTCTGGATGGGGATGGTGTTTATTAACCTGTCCGGTGATGCGCAGTCCTTCGACGACTTTATCGCACCGCTGACCCAGCGCTGGAGCGAGTTCTGCGGTACGGATGGCTGGAATAACCTGCACATCGCCCAGACCGGCAGCCAGATGCAGCTGGAAGTGAACTGCAACTACAAGCTGGCTATCGAGAACTACTGCGAAGCCTACCACCTGCCCTGGGTACACCCGAGCCTGAACACTTACTCGCCGCTGGATCAGCACTACAACCTGGTGGTTAGCGAAGGCATGTCCGGGCAGGGCAGCTACACCTACAATCTGTCCGATGTCGCCGGCACCCACTTGCCACGCTTTGCCGACTGGCCGCAGGACAAGCTGCGTCAGGCTGAATATGTGTCCCTGTACCCCAACGTACTGCTGGGCATTCAGGCCGACCACTTCTTCACCATCATTCTGGAGCCGCGTGCCCATAACCGCACGCTGGAAAATCTGCGCCTGTTCTACGTCGGCGAAGAAGCCTGCGGCGATGAATTCTCCGCCTGCCGCCAGGCCGTGCTGGAAGCCTGGAAAGTGGTCTTCGGTGAAGACGTTTTCGCGGTCGAAGGCATGCAGGCCGGTCGCAAGTCGCCGGGCTACGCCGGTGGCGTCTTCTCGCCGGTACTGGACGGACCAACCCACCATTTCCACACCTGGGTTGCCAACAAGTACGCCGAATCAGCCCAGGGCTGATTCTACCCTCGAGCACCTGAAGCCGGTCGCCGGGTTGTTAAACCTGCGCGGCTGGCCTCATTTCAGGGCTTCTTCTGCCACAAGACTCACGGGTAGCTTTCCCATGCTGAATTGCAACACCAACCACTGGCTCAACTTTATCGCCGGCGACTGGGTCGACAGCGATAGCTCCATTGAAGTGCGCGATCCGTCCACCAATGAAGTTTTCGCCACCATCGCCAGCGCCAGCCTGGATGACGCCGAGCGCGCCATTGCCGCGGCGCGTGAATGCGTGCGCGAGGGTCGCCTGACCCGGCAGCGTCCGGCGCAGCGGGCCGAGCTGATGTACCGCATTGGCGCCGAGATTCGCGCCCTGGTGGACGACGCCGCGGTACTGGCATCGCGTGAGAACGGCAAGTCGATCAACGATGCCCGCGACGAAGTCAGCGAAGCGGCGCGGTATTTCGAATACTACGCCGGCATGGCGGACAAGATCGAAGGCAAGTCCATCCCGCTGGGTGAAGACTATGTCGATTTCACCAGCTATGAACCCCAGGGTATCTCGGTGCAGATCGTGCCCTGGAACTTCCCGGTGTCCATCTGTGCCCGCTCCCTGGCACCGGCGCTGGCGGCCGGCAACGCCGTTATCGTCAAGTCCCCCGAGCTGTCGCCGCTGGCGATTACCGTGCTGGCCACGGCCTGCGAACGGGCGGGGCTCCCGAAAGGCGCGCTGAGCATTCTGGCGGGTCCCGGGCGTGAAATCGGTGCCGCCCTGGTGGCGCACAAGGAAACCAATCAGATCGTATTCACCGGCTCAGTACCGACCGGCCGCGCCATCATGCGTTCGGCGGCTGAAAACGCCGTGCCCTGCGTGATGGAACTCGGTGGCAAGTCCGCGGCTGTAGTGTTCCCGGATGCGGACCTGGATCAGCTGGTCAGCAGCGTGCGCTGGGGCATCTTCTTCAATGCAGGCCAGGTGTGCTCGGCCATGTCCCGCCTGCTGGTGCAGCGTGATATCTATGATGAGGTGGTGGCGCGCGTAGCAGAGCTGGCCTCCAGCCTGAGCATCGGCGCCGGCAAGGACAATCCGGACGTGACGCCGGTGGTTTCCATGGGCCAGCGTGACGGCATTCTGGAGATCTGCCAGCAGGCGATCGAAGACGGTGCCCGCCTGGTGTGCGGCGGCGCGGCGGCGGCCGGCCTGCCCGGCGCCTTCGTACAGCCGACGGTATTTGCCGATGTGACCACCGACATGCGTCTGTTCGGCGACGAAGTCTTCGGCCCGGTGGTGGCGATCACCCCCTTTGATACCGAAGAGGAAGCCTACGCACTGGCCAACAACACCGACTACGGCCTGGTCGCCGGCGTCTTTACCCAGGACATCAGCCGCGCCCTGCGTGCCTCCCGTGCGCTGGAGGCCGGACAGGTGTTCGTCAACGAGTGGTTTGCCGGTGGCATAGAGACGCCCTTTGGTGGCAATGGCCTGTCGGGCTATGGTCGCGAGAAAGGCCAGGAAGCGCTGTACAGCTATGTACGTACCAAGAACGTGGCGATTCGCGTCGCCCGTTAATAATAAAAGGCGCCTGCTGGGGCCGGTGCATTGCATCCGGTTCCACAGGCACCGGACCTGCAGCTTGTTAATGCCGCGGGCGAACAAGAGGACTGAAAAATGAAAAAGTGGCTGTGCATCATCTGTGGACTGATCTACGACGAATCCAAGGGCTGGCCCTCGGACGGCATTCTGGCCGGTACCCGCTGGGAAGACGTGCCAGAAGACTGGATATGCCCGGATTGCGGCGTCGGCAAGGCGGATTTCGAGATGATCGAAATTACGGCGAACGCGAAACCGGCGGATGCGGTTGCGGCTGCGGTTATCAGCAATGAGCCGCCGGTGGTGATTATCGGCAGCGGCTACGCCGGCTACGGCATGGCCGAGGCGCTGCGCCAGCGCAGCCCGGAAAAACCGATAGTGCTGTTCACCACCGATGATGGCCACCACTACTCCAAGCCTGCGCTGTCCAACGCGCTGGCACGTGAAAAATCGGCGACGGATCTGGTCAGCGAAACACCGCTGCAGATCGAGGCGCGGCTGAATATCCGCATTTATACGCGCTGCCGCGTTAAGAGTATTGATGTACAGCAACACCTGCTGCAAACCGATATGGGTGAGTTGCAGTACAGCAAGCTGGTACTGGCCCTGGGTGCCGAGCCGATTCGTTTGCCCATTCCGGGTACGGGTGCGGCTGATGTACTGAGCGTCAATGACCTGCTGGATTACCGCCTGATGCGCGACCAGCTGGACGGTTGCAAGCGTGTCACCATCATCGGCAACGGCCTGATTGGCTGCGAGTTTGCCAATGATCTGGCCGGTGCCGGTTACAGCGTTGATGTGGTGGGTCTCACCGCCTGGCCGATGGATCGGCTGATGCCGCAGGCCCTGGGCGAGCAGCTGCAACAGAGGCTGTCGGCACAGGGTGTGAACTGGTATCTGGAAAATACCGTTGAGCGCATCGAGCGCGGGGGTGACAGTTATCGCCTGCAGTTGCGCGATGGTACCGAACTTGAGTCTGACCTGGTGATTTCGGCGGTGGGGCTGCGTCCGCGCATGGCGCTGGCGGAAGCGGCCGGCATCAAGGTTAACCGCGGCATCGTTATCAATGGCGGTATGCGCACCAGTGCGCCGGACATCTTTGCCCTGGGTGACTGTGCCGAGATCAATGGCCAGCTGCTGCCCTATATAGCACCGATCAACTACGGCATGCGGGCCCTGGCGGACACCCTGCTGGGGCGCCCGACCATGGCACAGTATCCGCTGATGCCGGTGATCGTGAAGACGCCCGCCCTGCCCCTGACGCTGCTGCCACCGGCGGCGGATATCGAGGGTGAATGGCAGGTGGAAACGCTGGAGAGCGGCATGCGTGCCTTCTTCGTACAGGCCTGCGGCACCCTGCGCGGCTTCGTGCTGGCGGGTGATCAGACCACAGAGCGCCAGCAGTGGCTGGATCGCTGCGGTCAGCTGCTGGAGTCGTCCGTCGCCTGATAGCTATTCCGAGGCCCCGGGGCTGACCCGGGGTCCGAACATGAGTCGTAAGTAGTCCTTTGCCCGCCCTGTGCGGGCTTTTTTTGGTTCTCTTGATGCTGGAGCGAGATTTCGCAGGATGCAGGATGGGTTGCACCGCCTTTAATCCCGGCAGGAGCCGGTTACGCGAGCCGTCGCGGCGGATTCACCCATACTGCCGTATCGATTTTTACCGCTGATCAGTCCTGCAGGCGGGGGTCTATCTTGGTCAATTCTGCCGGCACCTGGTGCTTGTAGTGCTGGTAGCGGTTGAGGCGTTTTTCCAGCAGCCGGAAACAGCCGATAAAGACACCGCTGATCAGCAGGTAGATGACGCCGGCGGCGAGGAAGATCTCCAGCGGCGTATAGGTACGGGCGATGATGGTGCGGGCCATGCCGGTGAGATCAAGCAGCGTGATGGTGGAGGCCAGGGAGCTGCCCTTGAGCATCAGGATGAGCTCGTTGCCATAGGCTGGCAGTACTATGCCAAAGGCTCGCGGCAGCACTATGCGGCGTACCTGCAGCGGCCTGCTCATGCCCAGAGCCTCGGCGGCTTCGATTTCGCCCTTTGGAATGGCCTGAATGGCGCCGCGAATCAGCTCTGCGCTGTAGGCCGCGGTGTTCATCGAGAAGGCGATGATGGCGCACCAGTAAGGCTGCTTCAGCACTTCCCAGAACACGGACTGCTTGACGGCTTCAAACTGCGAGGCGCCGTAGTAAATCAGGAAGATCTGCACCAGCAGGGGCGTGCCACGGAAAAAGAAAATATAGGCAAAGGGAAAGGCTCGCACCCAGGGGCTGCGTGATACCCGCATCAGCGCCAGCGGCACCGCCAGGGCAATACCGATCAGACCCGAGATGGCCACCAGTTCCAGCGTCAGCCAGGTGCCTTCCAGCAGTCTGGGCAGGTATTTCAGTATGACGCTCCAGTCCCAGCTCATCGGGGAACCTCTTGCATGTTAAGGCGGGCGGAAGGCTGATTCATGCGCGAGATCCGCGGGACACGGGATTGCTGGCGCGCTCCATCAGCATGGTGGAGGCGGTGGCGATGGCGGTGAGGCCCAGGTAAATAAAGGCCGCTGCCATATAGAAGGTGAATGGCTCCTTGGTCGAACCGGAGGCGACATAGGCCTGGCGCATCAGCTCATCGAGGCCAACGACCGACACCAGCGCGGTGTCCTTGAGCAGTACCTGGAACAGGTTGCCAAGGCCCGGCAACGCCAGGCGCCAGACCTGGGGCAGGATAATGCGAAAGAAGGTCTGGGGGCGCGACATGCCCAGGGCGTAGGCCGATTCCCACTGCCCCTTGGGCAGTTCTATCAGGGCGGCGCGGAAGACCTCGGTGGCATA from Marinobacterium aestuarii includes these protein-coding regions:
- a CDS encoding ABC transporter permease, with amino-acid sequence MSWDWSVILKYLPRLLEGTWLTLELVAISGLIGIALAVPLALMRVSRSPWVRAFPFAYIFFFRGTPLLVQIFLIYYGASQFEAVKQSVFWEVLKQPYWCAIIAFSMNTAAYSAELIRGAIQAIPKGEIEAAEALGMSRPLQVRRIVLPRAFGIVLPAYGNELILMLKGSSLASTITLLDLTGMARTIIARTYTPLEIFLAAGVIYLLISGVFIGCFRLLEKRLNRYQHYKHQVPAELTKIDPRLQD
- a CDS encoding ABC transporter permease: MDLQGFGHLLLSGAWVTVKLALTSLAFGLLFGLIGAAAKLSNFRLARILGTLYTTLVRGIPELLLVLSIYFGGSMLLMWLASFFGYTDYIEISAFAAGVAALSIAFGAYATEVFRAALIELPKGQWESAYALGMSRPQTFFRIILPQVWRLALPGLGNLFQVLLKDTALVSVVGLDELMRQAYVASGSTKEPFTFYMAAAFIYLGLTAIATASTMLMERASNPVSRGSRA